A DNA window from Flavobacteriales bacterium contains the following coding sequences:
- a CDS encoding APC family permease has translation MKKVVGKKLNELSATAISGNDISSSCLYVSALAIMYAGQYAWISLLMVGAVLFLFRKIYGEVVGALPLNGGAYNALLNTTSKSMASLAAALTLLSYMATAVISANEAMHYLHSLVHQLPIIIATIVLLATFMGLSIIGIGESSKVAIAIFLFHLSSLVLLSAFCGFHLITNGFQVFMDNFAMPVEGGILTALFFGFAAAMLGISGFESSANFVEEQQEGVFPKTLRNMWIVVTVFNPLMAFLALAIVPMEAVETNQEALLSYMGNITGGTWLSILISVDAALVLSGAVLTSYIGVSGLVERMTLDRVLPQFLLKKNKRGSAYRISIVFFLLCVSILLITKGKLSALAGVYTIAFLSVMVLFGLGNVLLKVRRKNLPRPETSSWISLIVAIAAVVIAIIGNAVLNPAYLAVFLKYFIPTFVLVMVMLNRTLLLRLLLSILRYAFTPVQNFFIRSNTNLTNLIDEINSQEFVYFTKDDDVATLNKVMMYIQNNEHTKKLKVVAAFEKGEKPTDQFVSDLDVLDREYPAIDIEFIAVEDKFGPELIDRLSEEWKIPVNFMFIGSPGDHFPYKIEQLGGVRLII, from the coding sequence ATGAAAAAAGTGGTTGGTAAAAAGCTCAATGAACTATCGGCCACAGCCATTTCGGGTAACGATATAAGTTCTTCTTGTCTGTATGTTTCTGCGCTGGCCATTATGTATGCTGGTCAGTATGCATGGATTTCACTCCTGATGGTAGGCGCGGTTCTGTTCCTCTTCCGCAAGATCTATGGCGAAGTGGTTGGTGCGCTGCCGCTGAACGGAGGCGCTTACAACGCGCTGCTCAACACTACCAGCAAATCGATGGCATCGTTGGCGGCAGCACTCACGCTACTATCTTATATGGCAACCGCGGTTATTTCGGCAAACGAGGCAATGCATTACCTGCACAGTCTGGTGCATCAGCTTCCCATAATCATCGCCACCATCGTGCTTTTGGCCACTTTTATGGGACTCAGCATTATCGGAATTGGAGAATCATCTAAGGTTGCCATCGCCATTTTTCTGTTCCACTTGAGTTCACTTGTTCTGCTTTCCGCATTCTGTGGTTTTCACCTCATCACAAACGGGTTTCAGGTGTTCATGGACAATTTTGCCATGCCAGTTGAAGGTGGAATTCTAACTGCCCTGTTTTTCGGTTTTGCTGCAGCCATGCTTGGCATCAGCGGTTTTGAAAGTTCCGCCAACTTTGTAGAAGAACAACAGGAAGGCGTCTTTCCCAAAACGCTCCGCAACATGTGGATCGTGGTTACGGTATTCAATCCGCTGATGGCATTTTTGGCTTTGGCAATAGTACCAATGGAAGCCGTTGAAACCAATCAAGAAGCACTCCTTTCTTACATGGGAAACATCACTGGCGGAACTTGGCTTTCCATACTGATCTCTGTTGATGCTGCGCTTGTTCTCAGCGGTGCGGTTCTTACTTCATACATTGGAGTTAGCGGTCTTGTAGAACGAATGACCTTGGACCGTGTGCTTCCGCAGTTTTTACTTAAAAAGAATAAACGAGGAAGTGCCTACCGCATCTCCATCGTGTTCTTTTTACTCTGTGTTTCCATTCTGCTCATCACGAAAGGTAAACTGAGTGCGTTGGCTGGTGTTTACACCATAGCTTTCCTTTCGGTGATGGTACTTTTTGGCTTAGGAAATGTGCTTTTGAAGGTGAGACGGAAGAATCTTCCGCGCCCCGAAACATCTTCATGGATATCATTGATTGTGGCGATTGCTGCCGTTGTTATTGCCATTATCGGAAATGCGGTGCTTAACCCCGCTTACTTAGCTGTTTTCCTTAAGTATTTCATTCCAACATTTGTGTTGGTAATGGTTATGCTGAACCGAACGCTGCTGCTGCGTTTGCTACTGAGTATTCTTAGATACGCCTTCACGCCAGTTCAGAATTTCTTTATCCGATCAAATACGAATCTTACAAACCTGATCGATGAGATCAATTCGCAGGAGTTCGTCTATTTCACAAAAGATGATGACGTGGCCACCTTAAATAAGGTGATGATGTACATTCAGAATAACGAGCACACCAAGAAGCTTAAAGTAGTCGCGGCATTCGAAAAAGGCGAAAAACCAACTGACCAGTTTGTTTCAGACCTTGATGTGTTGGACCGCGAGTATCCGGCTATTGACATCGAATTCATTGCGGTGGAAGATAAATTCGGTCCAGAACTGATTGACCGCCTTTCGGAAGAGTGGAAAATACCCGTAAACTTCATGTTCATCGGTTCGCCTGGCGACCACTTCCCCTACAAAATTGAACAATTGGGCGGTGTTCGACTTATCATCTAA
- a CDS encoding FMN-binding glutamate synthase family protein, with translation MKVREQFILISTILLSGIGLISLVWPPILWTLIVVLPIVLLGIYDLIQKPHSILRNFPVVGHFRFLLEKFRPEIMQYFVETDTDGRPLNRIQRSMVYQRAKGVTDTTPFGTQENVYSEGYEWMEHSIYAKDATDIEAHPRVLVGNSNCKQPYSASVLNISAMSYGSLSKNAVLALNGGAKKGGFAHNTGEGGLSPYHLQPGGDLIWQIGTGYFGCRTENGDFLPELFEEHVHHPSVKMIEIKLSQGAKPGHGGILPSIKNTEEIAAIRKVKPHTTVYSPTHHTAFSDAEGLLNFIQQLKDLSGGKPVGFKLCVGRHQEFVDICKAMIKTGIQPDFITVDGGEGGTGAAPVEFSNSLGMPLRDGLAFVCDTLIGFDLKKDITVIASGKIISGFDMVRAIALGADMCNMARGMMLATGCIQSLECHLNTCPVGVATQNESLMKGLVVEDKVPRVANYHSKTVHSFVELVAAAGFSDHREIAREHIYRRINMDKVLSYEQIYPQTEVGSLRKREMA, from the coding sequence ATGAAAGTAAGAGAACAGTTTATTCTGATATCCACCATTTTACTCTCCGGTATCGGACTTATTTCCTTGGTTTGGCCTCCCATTCTGTGGACATTGATCGTTGTACTTCCGATCGTTCTGTTAGGCATTTACGACCTGATTCAGAAACCGCACTCCATTCTCCGAAACTTCCCCGTAGTCGGTCATTTCCGGTTTCTCTTGGAGAAATTCCGACCAGAAATCATGCAGTATTTCGTGGAGACAGATACTGATGGTAGGCCGCTGAATCGTATCCAACGCTCGATGGTGTATCAACGAGCCAAAGGCGTAACTGATACAACGCCTTTCGGCACACAGGAAAATGTTTACAGTGAAGGTTATGAATGGATGGAGCATTCGATCTACGCCAAGGATGCCACTGACATTGAAGCACATCCACGAGTTCTGGTCGGGAATTCGAATTGCAAACAACCATATTCTGCCAGTGTATTGAACATTTCGGCCATGAGCTACGGTTCGTTAAGTAAAAATGCGGTATTGGCTTTGAACGGAGGTGCCAAGAAAGGAGGATTTGCTCATAACACAGGCGAAGGAGGATTAAGCCCTTATCACTTGCAACCAGGAGGTGATCTTATCTGGCAAATTGGAACCGGTTACTTCGGTTGCCGTACCGAAAATGGAGATTTTTTGCCTGAGTTGTTCGAAGAGCACGTTCATCACCCAAGTGTGAAGATGATTGAGATCAAGCTTTCACAAGGAGCAAAACCGGGTCATGGTGGCATTTTACCGTCCATTAAAAACACGGAGGAAATTGCTGCAATCAGAAAGGTGAAACCACACACTACGGTTTACTCACCTACTCATCACACTGCGTTTTCTGATGCCGAAGGATTGTTGAATTTCATACAACAATTGAAAGACCTCTCAGGCGGAAAACCTGTTGGTTTCAAGTTGTGTGTTGGCAGACATCAAGAGTTCGTTGATATCTGCAAAGCCATGATCAAAACGGGTATTCAGCCCGATTTCATTACCGTTGATGGTGGCGAAGGTGGTACTGGTGCGGCACCTGTAGAGTTTTCCAATTCGTTGGGCATGCCGCTTCGCGATGGATTGGCATTTGTTTGTGACACGCTCATTGGATTTGACCTGAAGAAAGACATTACAGTGATTGCTTCTGGCAAGATCATTTCCGGTTTTGATATGGTGAGAGCCATTGCTTTGGGTGCCGATATGTGCAACATGGCAAGAGGGATGATGCTGGCAACGGGCTGCATTCAATCGTTGGAATGTCATCTGAATACTTGTCCTGTTGGTGTGGCAACTCAGAATGAAAGTCTGATGAAAGGTCTTGTGGTGGAAGATAAGGTTCCGCGTGTGGCAAACTACCATTCAAAAACGGTTCACAGTTTTGTTGAACTAGTGGCTGCTGCGGGTTTTTCCGACCATAGAGAAATAGCACGGGAACACATTTACAGGCGGATAAACATGGATAAGGTTCTGAGCTATGAACAGATATATCCTCAGACCGAAGTTGGCAGTTTGCGAAAGAGAGAAATGGCCTGA